The region CAAAATCTTACTCAACTGACTAATATCACCGCGACTGGAGAGATTCTAAATGTTACATTTTCAAGAACTACCCCAGCTATTGCTGGCGACCTGCTGATTGTAGGAATATATGGGCCTGCAGTTGTCATTGCTGTTAAACGTTCTACTGGAGAACTGGTGTGGTCGAGGATGATTGATCGACGTCCCCTTATTGTTATTACTTCATCTGGAACAGTTTATGCAGGGTTAGTAGTTAGTACATTTCACTTTTAACATTCATCAATCTAGGCTAAAAAATGATTTGAGCATCTGACTTTTTAAATGAGTCCAGCAAGAGCTTAAATTTTTTAAAGACGAGTAGAGTATCAATTGGTTAAAGACGAGTCTGAGAGAAATGATAGCTAAGAAAAGCTcaagtttttttaaaatttgaaattcttcACAAACAACTGGACTTGATTTACAAATTACATGAGTACTGATTGATGCTTATGAAATGGTGGTGATCAACAAGCGCAACTTAGGCACTGCAATAGAAGTAGTACATTTCTGCATCTTCTGTGCTAAGTGTATGATTTTTGTGATATGCTTATCTAGGGCCTTTTATGTGGGAGTTTCATCATTAGAAGAAGGATTGCCAGCACAACTTTGTTGCACATTTCGCGGAAGCCTAGTAAAGCTAGATGTTCGAACAGGAGTAATTTTATGGCAGACATATACACTTCCTGATAATGGTGGCAGATTAGGAGGATACTCTGGAGCTGCTATATGGGGAAGTAGTCCTTCCATTGATGTTGTTCGAGGATTTGTTTTTGCTGCAACAGGCAACCTCTACACTGCTCCTCTGGAGGTGCAGAGATGTCAAGAACAACAAAATAATCAAACAACACCAACTGGCCCTGATAGGTGCATTGGACCAGATGTTAACTTCAACTCTATGCTAGCATTTGATATTGAAACTGGCAACATCAGATGGTCAAGACAACTTGGAGGCTATGATGTTTTCTTTCTTGTTTGTCTTATTCCTGATAATCCCGAGTGTCCGGTTGGACCTAATGTGGATGCTGACTTTGGAGAGGCACCCATGTTGCTCACCATTAAAAGAAACAGAAGACTGCTTGATGTAGTTGTCGCGGTGCAAAAGAGTGGCTTCGTTTGGACTCTCAACCGTGAAAATGGTGATATTGTTTGGTTTAAGGTATGTTCACAGTTCATTTGAGACTTGTTAACTAATTTGCTAACGCACTGCTTCATCATAGATAAGCTCATTTTCGACTGAAGAGCACTACTGATAAGTAAAGTAGATAATATGCTAGAAACAAATAGCATTTGATAATTTTGAATGTAATACAAACAGCAAGCAGGACCAGGGGGTTTTTTGGGCGGAGGGACATGGGGCGCAGCTACAGACGGACAAACGATTTATACCAATATTGTGAACAGCAACAGGGTGAGCTTTCGGCTAGCTCCATCTAACCAAACAACTACAGCAGGTGCATGGGTGGCTTTGGATGCTGATACCGGGGACATTCTTTGGTCCACAGCTAACCCGAGCAACGATTTTGCTGCTGGACCAGTTACATTAACAAGGGGAGTCCTATTTGCAGGATCTGTGGCTCCTAATGGACCATTTTATGCTATGGATGCTAGAAATGGGACTATATTGTGGACGTATAACACGGGTGGTACAATATATGGGGGAGCATCAGCAGGTTATACATGTGTCTATGTTGGAAATGGATATGCACTTGGCCTAGTAAATTTTCCTACATGGACTCGCGGGACTGCAGTTCATGCTTTCTGCATTGAATGGGGGAGCATCAACAGGTTATAGATGTGTTTATGTGTGCAATTGATATGCAGCTGACCCAGTAAATCTTCCTCATGGACTCGTGGGACTGCAGTCCATACTTTCTGCATTGTTTAAATGGCTTAAACAGTATAAACTTGCtaaataaaacttaatggaaaGTTAGATTTGTGATTTTTATAGTGTCACCTTATTTGCATGGTCTATTGGTCTTCATGTCTGGGATTGCCAGAATGAAACTTTTTAAACTCAGAAACATAGCAAGATGAGAAATGATGCAGCTAGTTCGAACCTCCCATTGCATGCATTTTGCTGGTATCACATATACAATGGTTGACTTACTAAGCTATGCTGGCACTAAACCTACCCTGTTTAATAATAAGTTCAATTTGTCGATTGAACTCGAAAACTAGTATGATCATGTCATATGGCAGCAGTATTGTCGTCAAGGTACAAGTAAAGCAACAACATAGATGAAGTCATGATTACTGACATTATAATGTATGTGTAACTTCAAAAGGAACTGTTTCTCCGACTTTGCCATATACGAGATGATGGTGTCGATCAAAATTGTTATTAATCAGGTCGCCCTGAGAGTTCCCCCAAACACTTCAGTGGCCTGATATGCAGCGCTTATTTATATAGAGATGAGTGATGCATCTCTAGAGCTAGCTAGCCAATGAATTGTTCAAGGGAACTCCAAGATAAACCTGACATGTACAAGATGTAACACTTAACTACAATCAATTCTATGCTGTGATTTCAGTTATATATAATGCCTCACTTGGTAACAACATAATAAGAAAACTAGGAATATACAATGTTATTATGAACCTAGACATGATTCTGCTGTAGGGTTATGAATGTAACACACATACACTCAGATTCTTAGTCCCCCTAAGTGATCACCATCACCAAGTTGTTTTCACACACACAAAAAGAGGTGAATGAAAAGGAACCTTGACACTTGCCATAAGCATTTCAAAAATAGCAGGCCAGGGTAAAGGACTAATGCAACACTTAGCTAACAATCAATGGTAATTACTCACTAGTAAGACGATAGTCAGATACATTAAATTGCTAAAATAAATGCAATTCTCAACATGTAGTCACAATCTACAGGTTTCTCATGTATCAAATATCTACTATATATACTGGTGCAACATGAAAACAAGAGGCATAAGAAAtcaaacaagtaaaacatgtaatTGAGGATCATACTCATCAGATTACACCTTGAGGTTCCTCAAACACTTCATTGGGAAGGTTAATTCTGCCTATTGTCTACTGAAGTGTTTGGGGGAACTCCTGAGGTCATTTGATTTACtcagaaaatatttatttctctTTTTTACTactaaataaattttatttttcttcaTTATCAATCAAATATACATATTGTTCCACTTTTTTGTgtcttaaaatattttaaaaatatatacaCTAAAACGTTCTCGCATGTTACTATCTAACCTCCCCGGAGCTTTATATATACATGATCTTTCCTCGGCAACTGGGGGGGTCAGGAACCCCGGACCCCCCCGTCCGCCTCTGAACATAGCTGAGCAGTTTAACCTTTAGTACTTTGATGGACACATGAACCGGTTAGCAACTAAATAGTCGACATCGAAAATTCAAAATAAGTAACATATAATTAGTCCCCACCGCTACATACATACTTTTTCTACGTTTAAACTTGTGGAAAATATAACTAATAGTGATGAACACGAAAATTACTTGGAAATGTTTATATAGTTATATTATTAAATGAACACAGTATCGATTGACCGCCAAAAACGTGTATTAAAAAAAACACCTCAAGTAAACACAGTTAAAGTTCATCAAGTCACCATATAATTTTCATCTTCCTCATTCCTAAAAGATTAGGCTTGCCGGTGTCTCGTATCCAATGAAGAATTTAGTGTTTACTTGGCTTTTCTTGATACAGTTGTTCCAAATATTTCTGGTCATCGAAATAACTTCAGTTTCTGGCCAATGTCTGGATGATCAAAAGTCATCGTTGCTCGAGTTTAAGAGGCTTTTAAAGTTCAACTCTACAGCGTCAACAAAGCTTGTGAACTGGAATCATAAGACAGAAGATTGCTGCAAATGGGGAGGTGTAGTTTGCAATATAAGTTCTGGTCATGTTATTGGCTTAGAATTGGACCGAGAGTCGATTAATGCTGGAGTCGACAGTTCAAGTGCTCTTTTCAAATTGCAGTATCTTCGGAAACTGAATTTGGCCGACAATAAGTTTGATGCTGCAGCAATTTTATCAGAATTGTTTAATCTCACGAGGTTGACGTATCTGAATTTGGCCAATAACAACTTCAATTCTACAGAAATTCCATCAGGATTGTTCAATCTCACAAGTTTGACATATCTCAATTTGTCAAACTGTGGATTTTCTGGCCAAATTCCTCGAGGACTTTCACGAATGACAAGGTTGGATATTCTTGATCTATCTACCTCTTTTTTATATGGACAATCTTCACTCAAAATTGATATTCCAAACTTAAAAGCAATTGTTCGAAACCTCAAAGCGTTAACTGAATTGTACTTGGATGGTATCGACATGACATCTCAGGCAAAGAGTTGGTCCCAGTCTATATCATCAGCACTGCCTAATTTGAGAGTATTGAGTTTGTCAAATAGTCATATTTCAGGCCCTATTGATCCTTCCATCCAAAGTCTTCGGTTTCTCTCACACTTGACTTTGAATGCGAACAATCTCAATGATTCAGTTCCAGAGTTCTTGGCAAATTTGACATATTTGAAAGTTTTGAGGCTCAGTTTCTGTAATTTGCAGGGTATCTTCCCTGGAAGGATCATACAGATGCCGACACTAGAAGAACTAGATATTTCAGAAAACGAATACCTGCAAGGTTCTTTGCCAGAACTGCCCAAAAATGGATCCCTTAGGACATTGATACTCGGCTTCACAAAATTTTCAGGGGTGTTGCCAGAGTCTATAGGGAACCTGGAACTGTTATCTAGGATGGAAATCCGGAATTGCAATTTCAGAGGGAGCATTCCAAATTCGATGGGACACCTCACAAGACTTGTTCGAATAGATTTCTCATACAACAATATTAGTGGTCATATGCCATTGTTACAGAATTCCAAGAACCTCATTTATATAGATTTCTCCCATAACAGATTATCAGGTACAATCCCTTCCACATACTTTGAAGGATTTGTCAATCTTGTTCATGTCGATCTAGGATTCAATGTGCTCACTGGGGAAATTCCATCATCCTTGTTTACACTCCAATCGTTGCAGAAGATTAAGCTTTCCCAGAACCTGTTTAGAGGTTTACTGGCTGATTTTTCGAATGCTTCTTGGTCCCAGTTGAACACACTTGATTTAAGCAGCAACAATTTGAATGGGTCTATTCCAATATCATTGTTTCAACTCAAACGGCTGAACATCCTCTCCTTGTCCTTTAACAAATTGACCGACTCATTGCAGCTAGAAAAATTTCAGAGGCTTAGAAACTTAAATAGTCTTGATCTTTCCTACAACAATTTGTCGTTGAAAACAAGTCTAAAGATTTCAAGTAAAAGTCTGCTCCCCCTGTTTGCCACATTGGGGTTGGCTTCATGCAAGCTACAATCTTTCCCTAATCTGAGAAACCAATCACGATTGTCAAAATTAGACCTCTCAGACAACCAGATTGGCGGAGAAATACCAACCTGGATCTGGAATCAAGGGAACGGATCTCTCATATATTTAAATTTTTCCAGAAACCAGTTAGCAGGTTTCCAAGAACCTTATGTCATTCCCAGATTAAGTGTCCTTGACTTGCATTCTAATCAATTATCTGGCAAAATTCCAGTACCTCCTCAAACTGCTACCTATGTAGATTATTCTTTCAACAATTTCAGCTCTTTGATTTCTCCAGATGTTGGCAACAACCTCACCTATGCTTATTTCTTTTCCGTTTCAAGCAACAAGTTGACAGGAATCATCCCCGACTCCTTGTGTGAAGCTTATTATCTTCAAGTTCTTGATCTGTCTAATAATGGTTTAAGTGGAGTGATACCATCTTGTTTACTTCGACGGAGAGATTCCCAGTTCCCTTCGCTTGGAGTACTGAATCTTGGAAATAACAATCTCATTGGATATATCAGTGGTATATCGGCAGAAAATTGCAATTTAAGAACTCTGGATCTGCATGCAAACCATTTAGAAGGAAGCGTTCCAAGATCTCTGTTCAGTTGTGCAAGTTTAGCAGTCTTAAACCTAGGGAACAACAGGATAAACGATACCTTTCCTTGTTTTTTAAAAAACTCTTCCAATTTGCGAGTACTTGTCTTGCGTAACAACCACTTCCATGGAGACATTCAGTGTCCAGAGCCAAGAAGCAACTGGCCACAACTTCAAATTATGGACATATCTTCAAATCAATTTACAGGCAAGCTACCGCAGAATTTGTTCTTGAATTGGACATCAATGATGAAATATGACGATGATGCTGCACAATTAAAGATCAATCTCTTGCGCTATAACTTCTTAGAGACTAATGACTTCTACTATCAGGATACTGTGACAGTGACTAGCAAAGGGATGGATGTGAAACTTGTTAAGATCCTAAAAATCTTTAAATACATTGACCTCTCTAGCAACCAGTTTGAAGGGAATATACCAGAAACGATAGGAGAACTAGAAATGCTCAATCTGCTAAACTTATCACATAATGCTTTTACAGGCTCAATTCCGTCATCATTTGGAAACCTGAAACAACTCGAAGCTTTAGACCTATCAGTTAACAAGATTAAAGGAACAATCCCCAGGGAGCTTGGAAGCCTAACATTTCTTTCATCCTTGAACCTGTCATATAATCAACTTGCTGGAAAAATTCCAGCTGCTGCCCAATTTTCAACCTTTGAAGATAAAGCTTTTAAAGGGAACAAGGGACTGTGCGGGGTTCCATTGATGAAAGCTTGTGTTCAAGCTGAATCTGACCCACCATTAGGCTTCGATGGTAATCAGCATTCTAGAACCAAAGTTGAGTGGGACATGATAGCTGCTGAAATCGGTTTCTCTCTTGGCTGGGGCCTTGTTATAATGCCTCTTGTGTTTTATACAAGATGGAGGATGATTTACTATCAACATATTGATGAAGCTCTATCATGGATTTTCAAAAAAGTATGCCCAAGCAAGAAGACAAAGAAGAGGTAACAAACCACGCATGAGTGttttttttacaaaataaaaACAGACAGAACTACCTAGAAGAAGACTGTATACTTTTGTGAGAACATCAGCAAGTTTAAAATAAAGTTAAATTATATTACACAACACTACTTTTCTGTCCAGAAACTGTTAAGAAATAAAATTGTTTATTTGATGTTGAATAAGAGAAAACTACATACATTATTTCATCTGAGACTGTCTATTGTATAGGCTTACAGAAAACAAATTTTCCTACAAAAAAGGAACTACTAGATAATCTGATTTGAACATTTCTATCAACTAAAAACAAGGAAACTAATCTTATCTACTAAACTTAACTATGACTGATTCAAACTCCAGGGCAAACTCTCACAATATCTAACACTCCTCCTTGAGATTTGCCTTATTCATTCCAAGCTTCCTCCTAAGATACTCAAACCTTGACCTGGGAAGTGCCTTTGTCATAATGTCAGCAAGTTGTACATCAGTTGAGCAGTAATGTACCTTGATAAGACAATTCTTTTCGGCTTCTCTAATGGAGTGATATTTCACATTTATGTGCTTGGTTCTGCCATGTTGCACGGGATTCTCTGCAATTGCAATAGCTGACTTGTTGTCACAAAATAAGTCAGTTGGTGAGCTTTGTTCTTGGCATAAATCAGTAAGCAATTTCTTTAACCATATTGCTTGATTTGCAGCAGCTGCTAGAGAGATATACTCGGCTTCGGCGGTTGATTGTGCCACTACTTCTTGCTTTCTCGTATTCCAACAAATCACACCTGAACCAATTGTCAATACATAACCTGAAGTGCTCTTCATGTCATCAACACTTTCAGCCCAATCGCTGTCAGCATAACCCTCTAGCTTAACTCCTGTAATGTCAACATGATAACCATCTAGCTTAACTCCTCCTGTTTTTAAATACCATATGCCAAGATTACTCGTTCCTCTTATGTACCTTAGCACTCTCTTTGCAATCCCCATGTGAACATTGCTAGGTGAACTCACAAACCTTGAAAGCAAATTAGCTGAAAACATCAAATCAGGTCTAGTTGCTGTCAAATACAATAGGCTGCCAACCAAGCTTCTAAATGCAGAGGAATCCTCAAGCTTCTCACCATCATCTTTTGAAATCTTCTCATTTTGTACCAATGGAGTTGCTACTTCTTTGCAAGAATCTAACTTAAACCTTTTAAGAATATCAATAGCATAATTTTTTTGAGAAATGAAGATACCTGAGCTGCATTGCTTTATTTCCATTCCAAGAAAGTAATTCATGGTGCCAAGATCAGACATTTCAAAGACATCCTGCATCTCCATTTTGAAAGTATTTATCATTTTTGTGTTACTTCCAGTCACgagcatgtcatcaacataaagtGACACTACCAGTTGCAAACCATCTTCATCTTGTTTTGTATACAAAGTAACTTCGTTCTCGCTCCTCCTAAATCCAAGTTTGATCAGATGGGAGTCAATTCTGCTGTACCAGGCCTTCGGTGCTTGCTTCAAGCCATATAAAGCTTTATATAGCTTGTATACTTTATGCTCTtgtccaacaacttcaaaaccttCCGGTTGTTTAACATAAATTTCCTCAACAAGTATACCATTCAAGAAAGCTGATTTAACATATAAATGGTACACTTCCCATCCTTTTTGACCAGCAAGTGCAAGTAGCAACCGGATTGTATCATGCCTGGCTACGGGTGCAAATGTGTCCCCATAGTCCACTCCAGCAACTTGAGAAAAACCTTTCACAACTAATCTGGCCTTGTGCTTAAAGATTGAGCCATCTGGATTAAATTTAGTTCTGAAAACCCACTTCACGCCAATTGCCTTCTTACTCTTAGGTAAATCTACCAATTCCCAAGTTTTATTCCTCTCGATAGCATCAATTTCAGCTTTCATTGCTTCTACCCATTCTGATTTCTCTGCAGCTTCATTGTAATTTGTAGGTTCAGCATGTACGAGATTACATCTCTCATATATGTCAGCTAATAATCTCTCCTTTAACACCGGTGTATCTGAAGTTTTTGAAACATCACCTTGATTTTCATCATATGTAGCTTTCTTTACTGGTAAAGGGATTGATAAAGTGGTCTGATCACAGCTTTGAACTTCTTTCAAGTCCCAATTCCAGTATGAATTCTCATCGAAGTGCACATCTCTACTTATCTCAATTTTCATTCCGCTTAAACTATATATTCTGTAGCCTTTTGCTTCTGctgcatatccaataaaaatgcCTTTTTCAGCTTTTTCATCTAACTTGCCTCTCTTGACAGATGGCACATGAAAGTAGCACATGGACCCAAATATCTTAAGACCCTTAGCAGATGGTTTTTCTTTGGACCATGCCTCTATTGGTGTTTTTCCTTCAACTGATTTAGTTGGTAATCTGTTGAGCAAATATACAGAGGTGTTGACTGCTTCGGCCCACAAAACCTTTGGCAACTTCTTCTCAAATAGCATGCACCTTGCCATTTCCATTActgttctgttcttcctttcgGAGACACCGTTCTGTTGCGGTGAGTATGGCACCGTAAGCTGATGTACGATTCCAAATTCTTCGCAGAAAGCTTTGAAATCTTTTGAGGTATATTCACCGCCGTTATCAGTTCTGAGCATCTTAATCGTTTCCCCACTTTGAGTTTCAACCAGTTTTTTGAAGCTTTTGAACACAGAGAAAACTTCAGacttggattttagaaaataaacccatgtcaTTCTGCTTAAATCGTCAATAAATAGTACAAAATACAAGCTACCATTTAGTGAGGACGTGCTCATTGGTCCACAAATGTCCGAGTGGATTAATTCCAGCTTTTGAGTAGCTCTCCTGGCCAAATTTTTAGGAAATGGGTGTCGATGATGTTTTCCTAGCTCGCAACTTTCACATGTTTGACTACTAATTGTGATTTCAGGCATATCTTCAACCATACCAACTTCTTGCATGAACTTTAGTGACTTTAAATTAAAGTGACCATATCGTTTGTGCCAAACAACACTATCATCAATCTTAGCACTAAAAACATGACCTTCTACTAAATCAAGTTTCAAATAAAAACTGTTTCCCATCATTTTTAGTTTTGCTATCTCTACACCACGTACATCAGTAATCAAGCAATAATTTTCCTTAAAAAATACCCCATACCCATTTTTTGTCATTTGTGCAACACTAAGCAAATTTTGATCTAGTTCTGGGATATAAAGGACATTTGAAATGATCTTCGTACCTTTTCTGGTGTTGATAGCAACTTCCCCTTTTCCTTTTGCTTGCACAATTTCCCCATTTCCAAGCTTGATTTTTGGTTGGACTGATGTATCAATAGATGTAAAAATTGACAAATATCTGGTCATGTGACTAGTACACCCACTGTCAATCAACCAAGAATTTAAATCATGAGAACCAACTTCTTGTGATGCCACAAATAAATGCTCATCATTATTTTCATCTTCTACACCCATGTTTGCTTGCTGTGTTGGCTGCTCGGATGGTTTCTTTTTGGCTCTGCAATACTTCTCGCCATGACCAAGTTTTTTGCAGAAATTACAACGAATTGATGGTTTATCTTTGTACCAACAATCTTTATCAGCGTGATTGGTTCTTCTGCAGTGAGAGCAAGGTGAAAAGTTTCCTTTCTTTGAAAGCCCTTCTAATCTTCCTTTATGATTTGCTAGAAATGCTCCTTCAGTAGATACATCACCTCTGATTGAAACCCTTTGCTCCTGTGCGTGAAGCTTGCTGATTAGCTCTGCAATCGTAAGATCTTTCATGTCACAGGACTCTTCAATTGCAGAGATCTTAGATTCAAACTTTTGAGGCACTGAAACCATGATTTTTTCAACTACCTTATGATCCGTGAATGCCTCGCCAAGTAACCTCACTTGATTTACAACATCCATTAACCTGCCAGAATAATCTTTAATAGATTCAGTGtccttcatcttcatcaattCAAATTCTCTCTTCAACGTGAGAAGTTTAACAGCTTTGACCCTGCTATTTCCTTCATATTCACCTTGGAGCTTCTCCCATACTTGCTTAGGTGTTTCCAAATCCATAATTTTAGTGAAAATCTGATCTGTAAGAGCTGAATGAAGGCAAGTGATTGTTTTGTCTTTCTTGAGTCTTTCCTCTTCATTTACTTTTATTTGAGCAATTGTTGGATTACCTCTTAATGGGGGTGGATCCTCTTCAGAAAGCACTACACTCCATAAACCTTGAGACTTCAAATAAAACCTCATCTTAACAGCCCATATGTGATAGTTTTCGCCATTAAACATTGGAATTAAGGATGAAGTGCTGCTAGAACTAGACATTTTTACACCAACCTCACTGTGTTAAGCACTCACACACTTAAGAAATTTGCTTCACAGCCCTTAGGAtgtaagctctgataccactgttAAGAAATAAAATTGTTTATTTGATGTTGAATAAGAGAAAACTACATACATTATTTCATCTGAGACTGCCTATT is a window of Apium graveolens cultivar Ventura chromosome 11, ASM990537v1, whole genome shotgun sequence DNA encoding:
- the LOC141696279 gene encoding receptor-like protein 7, which translates into the protein MKNLVFTWLFLIQLFQIFLVIEITSVSGQCLDDQKSSLLEFKRLLKFNSTASTKLVNWNHKTEDCCKWGGVVCNISSGHVIGLELDRESINAGVDSSSALFKLQYLRKLNLADNKFDAAAILSELFNLTRLTYLNLANNNFNSTEIPSGLFNLTSLTYLNLSNCGFSGQIPRGLSRMTRLDILDLSTSFLYGQSSLKIDIPNLKAIVRNLKALTELYLDGIDMTSQAKSWSQSISSALPNLRVLSLSNSHISGPIDPSIQSLRFLSHLTLNANNLNDSVPEFLANLTYLKVLRLSFCNLQGIFPGRIIQMPTLEELDISENEYLQGSLPELPKNGSLRTLILGFTKFSGVLPESIGNLELLSRMEIRNCNFRGSIPNSMGHLTRLVRIDFSYNNISGHMPLLQNSKNLIYIDFSHNRLSGTIPSTYFEGFVNLVHVDLGFNVLTGEIPSSLFTLQSLQKIKLSQNLFRGLLADFSNASWSQLNTLDLSSNNLNGSIPISLFQLKRLNILSLSFNKLTDSLQLEKFQRLRNLNSLDLSYNNLSLKTSLKISSKSLLPLFATLGLASCKLQSFPNLRNQSRLSKLDLSDNQIGGEIPTWIWNQGNGSLIYLNFSRNQLAGFQEPYVIPRLSVLDLHSNQLSGKIPVPPQTATYVDYSFNNFSSLISPDVGNNLTYAYFFSVSSNKLTGIIPDSLCEAYYLQVLDLSNNGLSGVIPSCLLRRRDSQFPSLGVLNLGNNNLIGYISGISAENCNLRTLDLHANHLEGSVPRSLFSCASLAVLNLGNNRINDTFPCFLKNSSNLRVLVLRNNHFHGDIQCPEPRSNWPQLQIMDISSNQFTGKLPQNLFLNWTSMMKYDDDAAQLKINLLRYNFLETNDFYYQDTVTVTSKGMDVKLVKILKIFKYIDLSSNQFEGNIPETIGELEMLNLLNLSHNAFTGSIPSSFGNLKQLEALDLSVNKIKGTIPRELGSLTFLSSLNLSYNQLAGKIPAAAQFSTFEDKAFKGNKGLCGVPLMKACVQAESDPPLGFDGNQHSRTKVEWDMIAAEIGFSLGWGLVIMPLVFYTRWRMIYYQHIDEALSWIFKKVCPSKKTKKR
- the LOC141695118 gene encoding uncharacterized protein LOC141695118 gives rise to the protein MNLIILAPMASTRNEHNQLLILLQLFLCLLVNISNAQWLTHGGDITNSRYARGEVLINPTNIRNNRLQLRWRFFTGSDVTATPAIADEIVYFPAWNGNLYAVNAFTGALVWSQNLTQLTNITATGEILNVTFSRTTPAIAGDLLIVGIYGPAVVIAVKRSTGELVWSRMIDRRPLIVITSSGTVYAGAFYVGVSSLEEGLPAQLCCTFRGSLVKLDVRTGVILWQTYTLPDNGGRLGGYSGAAIWGSSPSIDVVRGFVFAATGNLYTAPLEVQRCQEQQNNQTTPTGPDRCIGPDVNFNSMLAFDIETGNIRWSRQLGGYDVFFLVCLIPDNPECPVGPNVDADFGEAPMLLTIKRNRRLLDVVVAVQKSGFVWTLNRENGDIVWFKQAGPGGFLGGGTWGAATDGQTIYTNIVNSNRVSFRLAPSNQTTTAGAWVALDADTGDILWSTANPSNDFAAGPVTLTRGVLFAGSVAPNGPFYAMDARNGTILWTYNTGGTIYGGASAGYTCVYVGNGYALGLVNFPTWTRGTAVHAFCIEWGSINRL